In Longimicrobiaceae bacterium, the DNA window GGCGCGGAGGTGCGCGGCGGGGACCAGGACGTGCCCGGCGTGCCAGCGGAAGTCGGTGACCGGCCGCCCGTTCGCCGCCACCGACGCGAGCGAGCTGCCGCGGAAGTCGACGATCAGGTCGCCCGCTCCCGCCGCGCGGTCGACGCCGAGCGTCACCGTGCCGGCCGCCGTGTCCGAAGCGGTCACGTCGAGCGCCAGGTCGTATGTGACGCCGGAGAGCACGGCGGCGCGGCTGGCCGCCAGCTCGCGGGAGATGCCGGGCTGCATGAGCGTGGCCGGGCTGGGGGCGCTCGCGGTCCCGCGCACGGCGGGCGAGCAGCCGGCCAGGACGGCGGCTGCCGCGGCGAGGGCGAGCGGGCGGGGAGCGAAGTGCATCGGGTTCGGCGCGGGGGTGCTTCCGGAAAGCGGGTGCGGCCAGGGGTGGCGCCACGGCAGGGATGCTGCCGGGGAGCCGCCGCACGCGTTCCGAGACGTCCGTGTGAACGCAAAGTGCGGAACGCGGCGCAACGGCGCCAGCCCCATTCCGCCGCATATGGCACCCTACGGACGCGGTGGCGTGCCGCAGCGTCACCTGGGAGGCATGGTTTCGGATTTTGTTTGGTACAATTCCTGCTCGTAAGCCGTTCCACCGCCGGTGGTTGGGTCGCCGGCGCCCCGAACTCGGAAGGAGAAACGGATGATGAGCGACAAGCGCACTCAGGACCAGGAAGATACCGGCAACATGATCAAGGACCCGGACCAGTGGACCACCGGCGACCAGCCGATGACCGGGGCCCAGAAGTCCTACCTGCACACCCTGGCCACCGAGGCGCACGTGGAGGTGGACGACGGCCTCACCAAGGCCGAGGCGTCCAAGAAGATCGACGAGCTTCAGGAGAAGACCGGCCGCGGGGTGGAGTGACGGTACGGCGCTAGGCGGACGGCTCGGGAGATGGAGAGCAGTATCGACTGGGCAGTGTCGCTGCTCTACTTTTCCGCGTGTGTGGTCCCGCTTCCTTTTCGCCGGGATGCCCGCCAGCGGGAGAGCCACCGAACTAGCGCTCGAAGGTTGATCCCGATGCCCATGAAGGATGGCTTGATCTCGACGATGTCTTCAAGGGCGGGTATAGGGTTAGCAGCGACCGGCTGTACCGTACGGTGACGGTCCTCCAGTACATCAAGCAAATAGTCAAGAGCCACTAGTGATGCAGTAAACGGATCGACTGCCAAACGTTGTCCCTGAAACCGTTCTGGTTGGAACGTCACAACCGCAGTTAGCATAACGTTTAGCCACACCGCGAATGGATTCGAGTTGGATGAAAATATTGGTAGCAAAGCACCGAAGGTGGGATCATCTTCCTCTAAGATCTTTGAGATCTGTTTTACAATCCCAACATTCAAAAGCTCTCGCGCCTCGTCGGGAAGCAGGCTTCCGGCGCGCATCGCCATGCTTCGGAAGCGCTCCGTATGCGGTCCAGCGATTACTCCGAGCGCGGTCAATTCCGCGTTCCTCAAGCCGAAAACCGTCCGATCAAGGTTCTGGACCGCTTCTTCTCCGTAGCCGACAAACTGCCACAGGTTGATTGCGTAGTGCGGCCTAGGCAGCACCAGGTCGGAGGCTTGTTTCCCTTTCACTAAGTAGTGAATGGTGAGTGTTAACTCGTGGTACTGGCTGGCATGAGCCTCAAAATCACGCTTAATCCGGCGTAACTCTTCAATCAGCAGCGCGCTTCGCATTGGGTAGGCTTCGGTGAACGGTTGCTGAAGGGTCTGGGATTCCGAACACATCATTACTTGAGCCGGTACGAGCGCAAACCGTTACTCTCGGCAGTGCTCAAGGCAACTCATCCTCCGCCGCGCCCCAGCCGCCGCCGCCGGGCGTCTCCAGCAGCAGGCGGTCGCCGGGACCCACCTCACAGCCGTCGACGGGGGCGA includes these proteins:
- a CDS encoding DUF3072 domain-containing protein: MMSDKRTQDQEDTGNMIKDPDQWTTGDQPMTGAQKSYLHTLATEAHVEVDDGLTKAEASKKIDELQEKTGRGVE